The following are encoded in a window of Gymnogyps californianus isolate 813 chromosome 21, ASM1813914v2, whole genome shotgun sequence genomic DNA:
- the ERRFI1 gene encoding ERBB receptor feedback inhibitor 1, with amino-acid sequence MSTAGVAAQEMRVPLKTGFLHTSQGMGSLKTCWGSHSGFENTFFNVDPIAVAYNLNPSTEQHLQSIGHSSNRASTNDHSFADSCIQVPSQKSSPPPVSPKNEQPISRYEDHLVPGFSKLSLTMGCVSEETPPHMPIKNGPIQFLSASSNDRSSRPLPPLPISEGFTPDEVDKEVEFLTSSDTDFLLEDYELPPFKSSAPSRRSFRGCGQINYAYFDTPTGPKPEDANPTQSLNGYISSIYPPPQQLHRRLRRSHSGPAGSLNKPVVRLSGHLNRSSPNSDEDKPEIPPRVPIPPRALKPDYRRWSAEVASSAYSDEDRPPKVPPREPLSRSNSRTPSPKSLPSYLNGVMPPTQSFAPDPKYVSSKALQRQNSDGSSNRVPCILPIIENGKKASSTHYYLLPERPPYLDKYEKFFREAEESSSSTEVQSWSGDCTATSAPTKLDSKPRMDIAGHLKRKHLSYVVSP; translated from the exons ATGTCAACTGCAGGAGTTGCTGCTCAGGAGATGAGAGTCCCATTAAAAACCGGATTTCTTCACACTAGTCAAGGCATGGGGAGTCTGAAAACCTGCTGGGGTAGCCACAGCGGATTTGAAAA tactttcTTTAATGTGGACCCTATAGCAGTGGCATATAATCTGAATCCATCAACAGAGCAACATTTACAATCCATTG GGCACTCTTCCAACCGTGCTTCCACGAATGACCACAGCTTTGCTGACAGTTGCATCCAAGTCCCATCTCAGAAATCCAGTCCACCTCCTGTAAGTCCCAAAAATGAACAGCCGATTTCAAGATACGAAGACCATCTCGTTCCTGGCTTTAGTAAACTGTCATTAACCATGGgctgtgtttctgaagaaaCGCCTCCTCACATGCCAATAAAAAATGGGCCAATTCAATTCCTGTCTGCATCTTCCAATGACCGTAGCTCCAGGCCACTGCCCCCTCTGCCTATTTCTGAAGGCTTTACTCCAGATGAGGTTGACAAAGAGGTGGAATTCCTAACTAGCTCAGATACTGACTTTTTGCTAGAAGATTATGAACTTCCTCCTTTTAAATCCAGTGCTCCAAGCCGGCGGAGCTTTAGGGGCTGTGGACAAATCAACTATGCATACTTTGATACTCCAACAGGACCAAAACCAGAAGATGCCAACCCTACACAAAGCCTAAATGGATACATATCCAGTATTTATCCTCCTCCACAGCAGCTGCATCGACGTTTGCGAAGGTCCCATTCTGGACCAGCTGGATCTCTTAATAAACCAGTAGTAAGACTATCTGGACACTTGAACAGGTCTTCTCCAAACTCTGATGAAGATAAACCAGAGATTCCACCAAGGGTTCCCATACCTCCAAGGGCTCTCAAACCGGACTACAGAAGGTGGTCAGCAGAAGTTGCTTCCAGTGCGTACAGCGATGAAGACAGGCCTCCGAAAGTGCCCCCAAGAGAACCTTTGTCACGCAGCAATTCCCGTACGCCGAGTCCCAAAAGCCTGCCATCATACCTCAATGGGGTTATGCCCCCCACCCAGAGTTTTGCACCTGATCCTAAGTATGTCAGCAGCAAAGCTCTACAAAGACAAAATAGTGACGGGTCTTCCAACAGGGTCCCTTGCATTCTTCCGATTATTGAAAATGGTAAGAAGGCCAGTTCAACGCACTACTATCTGCTGCCTGAGAGGCCTCCATATTTGGACAAGTATGAGAAATtcttcagagaagcagaagaaagtagCTCTAGCACAGAGGTTCAGTCCTGGTCTGGTGACTGCACAGCCACTTCAGCCCCAACGAAACTGGACTCAAAACCTCGAATGGACATAGCTGGTCATCTGAAACGAAAACACCTGTCTTACGTGGTTTCCCCGTAG